From the genome of Triticum aestivum cultivar Chinese Spring chromosome 3B, IWGSC CS RefSeq v2.1, whole genome shotgun sequence, one region includes:
- the LOC123065075 gene encoding peroxidase 25 — protein MVASEIATIFFLFNAVLRGSLVQSQGLQRGFYDSSCPDAEDIVRSTVEKYYNNDATIAPGLLRLHFHDCFVQGCDASVLISGASSERSAPQNFGLRGFEVIDDAKSQLESTCPGVVSCADILALAARDSVDLTGGPSWSVPLGRRDGRISSAADAKALPSPAEPVSVQRQKFADQGMSDHDLVTLVGAHTIGKTDCAFVRYRLYNFTATGNADPSISPAFLPQLRSLCPPNGDPARRVALDRDGAGSFDAAFFKNVRDGNAALESDQRLWGDDATQGVVQKYAGNIRGLFGLRFTYEFPKAMVSLGGVAVKTGRQGEIRRKCSRFN, from the exons ATGGTAGCGTCAGAAATAGCAACCATTTTCTTTCTGTTCAATGCTGTGCTGAGAGGCTCTTTGGTCCAAAGCCAAGGGCTGCAGAGAGGATTCTACGACTCCAGCTGCCCTGATGCGGAGGACATCGTGAGGTCTACTGTCGAGAAGTACTACAACAACGATGCCACCATTGCCCCAGGCTTGCTCAGGCTGCACTTCCATGACTGCTTTGTCCAA GGTTGTGATGCCTCTGTTTTGATTTCTGGAGCATCATCCGAGAGGAGTGCACCGCAGAATTTCGGTCTCAGGGGATTCGAGGTGATAGACGACGCCAAGTCCCAGCTGGAATCAACGTGCCCTGGGGTGGTATCCTGCGCCGACATACTGGCCCTCGCTGCACGTGATTCCGTTGATCTG ACCGGCGGGCCAAGCTGGTCAGTGCCTCTGGGACGAAGAGATGGGAGGATCTCATCAGCTGCAGACGCCAAGGCCCTGCCGTCTCCGGCCGAACCTGTGTCCGTCCAGCGCCAGAAGTTCGCAGACCAGGGCATGTCCGACCACGATCTCGTCACACTAGTCG GCGCGCACACGATCGGGAAGACGGACTGCGCGTTCGTCCGGTACCGGCTGTACAACTTCACGGCGACAGGGAACGCGGACCCGTCGATCAGCCCGGCATTCCTGCCGCAGCTGCGATCGCTGTGCCCGCCGAACGGCGACCCGGCGCGGCGGGTGGCGCTGGACAGGGACGGCGCGGGGTCGTTCGACGCGGCCTTCTTCAAGAACGTGAGGGACGGCAACGCCGCGCTGGAGTCGGACCAGCGGCTGTGGGGCGACGACGCGACGCAGGGGGTGGTGCAGAAGTACGCCGGCAACATCCGGGGGCTCTTCGGGCTGCGCTTCACCTACGAGTTCCCCAAGGCCATGGTCAGCCTGGGCGGCGTCGCCGTCAAGACCGGCAGGCAGGGCGAGATCAGGAGAAAGTGCTCCAGGTTCAACTGA